In Oryza glaberrima chromosome 8, OglaRS2, whole genome shotgun sequence, the following are encoded in one genomic region:
- the LOC127782046 gene encoding uncharacterized protein LOC127782046, whose amino-acid sequence MKRKTIDCYYNPVVSRVNSTENPSPIIAQDIDPVDLQAANENAATLPSLEAEQGQEIVATAFERDPGKRAQIFELPADQQDEARRFYISEGPFRPILQEQDMAQIDKVMVRQSDEIVAIARLRLTTTIDSIRWLTFQGCPFRGHDEPLDSINRGNFLEIDKLLASYNKEVKEVVLENAPKNAKYTSSEVQKEILSIVARKVQKSIREEIGTSKFCIMADEARDESKKEQMAIVLRFVNKEGLIKECFLDLVHVSDTHALTLKNSICAVLSGNNLNVQDIRSQGYDGASNMRGEWNGLKALILNECPYAYYINCMAHQLQLALVAASREVQEVHNFFQHANFIINVVSASPKRNDELLANQTTEIAREIELGELDTGRGANQITDVLCQTLQKKAIDILNALDSVSNTKALLADLRNEGWEPLVQEVKSFCEKHEIDIPNLNNKYVDVTKSQNKNDNTTAFHYYKVDVFNVAIDQQMIELEDRFGSQATDLLALCVCLESRLESFDMAKVCTLVEKYYPADFSSQERAQLECQLPHFQLDVCNHPDLSILPSLAEITSGLLKTGKSCSYPMVDRLLRLILTLPVSTATTESFFSYENCEDTSSK is encoded by the exons ATGAAGAGAAAGACGATCGATTGCTATTATAACCCGGTTGTTTCAAGGGTGAACTCCACTGAAAATCCTAGTCCAATCATTGCCCAAGATATTGACCCAGTTGATTTGCAAGCTGCTAATGAAAATGCGGCTACACTACCATCACTAGAAGCTGAACAGGGGCAGGAAATTGTAGCTACAGCATTTGAGAGGGACCCAGGGAAACGGGCTCAAATATTTGAACTTCCTGCTGATCAACAAGATGAAGCTCGAAGATTTTATATATCCGAGGGTCCTTTTCGACCAATCTTGCAAGAACAAGA TATGGCTCAAATTGACAAGGTGATGGTTAGACAAAGTGACGAAATAGTTGCAATAGCAAGACTAAGGCTGACTACTACTATTGATTCCATTCG GTGGCTAACATTTCAAGGGTGTCCCTTTAGAGGCCATGATGAACCTTTAGATTCCATAAATCGAGGTAATTTTCTTGAAATAGATAAGCTTTTGGCATCATATAATAAGGAGGTTAAAGAAGTTGTGTTGGAAAATGCTCCAAAAAATGCAAAGTATACCTCATCTGAAGTCCAAAAGGAAATTCTAAGCATAGTTGCTCGAAAAGTGCAAAAATCAATTAGAGAAGAAATTGGCACTAGCAAGTTTTGCATAATGGCTGATGAAGCTCGAGATGAATCTAAGAAAGAGCAGATGGCGATAGTTCTACGGTTTGTCAACAAAGAAGGGCTTATAAAAGAGTGTTTCCTTGATCTTGTTCATGTTAGTGACACTCATGCGTTGACTCTTAAGAACTCAATTTGTGCGGTCTTGTCTGGTAATAACTTGAATGTGCAAGATATTAGAAGTCAAGGTTATGATGGGGCAAGTAACATGCGAGGGGAATGGAATGGATTGAAGGCTCTAATTCTCAATGAGTGCCCATATGCATACTACATCAATTGCATGGCTCATCAGCTCCAATTGGCTCTTGTCGCAGCATCAAGGGAAGTACAAGAGGTACACAATTTTTTTCAGCATGCAAATTTCATAATAAATGTTGTTAGTGCTTCTCCAAAGCGCAACGATGAGTTGTTAGCAAACCAAACCACAGAAATTGCTCGTGAAATTGAATTGGGAGAGCTTGATACTGGACGAGGGGCAAATCAG ATCACTGATGTCCTATGCCAAACACTCCAAAAGAAAGCTATTGATATTTTAAATGCATTGGATTCTGTTTCTAACACAAAAGCATTGCTTGCTGATTTGCGAAATGAGGGTTGGGAACCTCTTGTCCAGGAGGTCAAATCTTTTTGTGAGAAGCATGAGATTGATATTCCGAATCTGAATAACAA GTATGTTGATGTGACAAAATCTCAAAACAAGAATGACAACACTACAGCTTTTCACTATTACAAAGTTGATGTGTTTAATGTTGCAATTGATCAACAAATGATTGAGCTAGAAGACCGATTCGGTTCTCAAGCTACAGATCTGTTAGCCCTGTGTGTTTGCTTGGAGTCAAGACTTGAGTCATTTGACATGGCAAAGGTATGCACCCTTGTAGAGAAGTATTATCCTGCTGATTTCTCAAGTCAAGAAAGAGCTCAATTGGAGTGCCAACTACCACATTTTCAACTTGATGTCTGCAACCATCCAGACTTGAGCATATTGCCATCTCTTGCAGAAATAACAAGCGGACTTCTTAAGACAGGGAAAAGTTGTTCCTATCCAATGGTGGATAGATTGTTAAGATTAATCTTGACTCTTCCAGTGTCAACTGCAACTACAGAGAGCTTTTTCAGCTATGAAAATTGTGAAGACACGTCTTCGAAATAA
- the LOC127782792 gene encoding transcription factor TGAL10 isoform X2 → MELYPGYLEDHFNIHKLSAPRYMTSAAPAAAQFAAPAPAAMGIYDRRHHPLAAGVWGDHPFIRPDTTASTSNAAAAAMVVAPPPLTEPKFESQLALPLQHGDDQDDAAALQESPRHASDSFEQEASKPRDKIQRRLAQNREAARKSRLRKKAYIQNLETSRMKLAHLEQEITRARQQSAYINRSSNPATLPAPIDSGVVTFEVEYAQWVEEQGRQTAELRAALQAAAEGPELRAVVEAALAHYDRLFAAKREAARRDVFFVMSGVWRTGAERFFLWIAGFRPSEVIRVLAPQLEPMTERQAADVQGLQQKARHLEDALSQGMDKLKQTLADSLLAEAVVVSTSCDASPPPPPPEEEPSSSAAGDGGCYMAQMGSAMGRLSNLVAFVDHADHLRQETLQNMYKILTLPQAARGLLALGDYCQRLRALSSLWAARPREPA, encoded by the exons cgcgcCAAGGTACAtgacctcggcggcgccggcggccgcgcagttcgctgcgccggcgccggcggcgatggggatCTACGACCGCCGGCAccatcccctcgccgccggcgtctggGGAGACCACCCCTTCATCCGCCCGGACACCACCGCCAGCAccagcaacgccgccgccgccgccatggtcgtcgcgccgccgccgctaacAGAGCCCAAGTTCGAGAGCCag CTAGCTCTGCCTCTGCAGCATGGAGACGATCAAGACGACGCTGCAGCTCTGCAAGAATCGCCGAGGCATGCGTCGGACAGCTTCGAGCAGGAGGCGTCCAAGCCTCGAGACAAG ATCCAGAGGCGGCTCGCGCAGAACAGAGAAGCAGCTCGCAAGAGCCGGCTACGGAAAAAG GCTTACATCCAGAACCTGGAGACGAGCCGGATGAAGCTGGCGCATCTGGAGCAGGAGATCACCCGAGCAAGGCAACAg AGCGCGTACATCAACCGCAGCAGCAACCCAGCCACCCTACCAGCGCCCATCGATTCAG gTGTGGTGACGTTCGAGGTGGAGTACGCGCAGTGGGTGGAGGAGCAGGGGAGGCAGACGGCGGAGCTGAGGGCGgcgctgcaggcggcggcggaggggccgGAGCTccgggcggtggtggaggcggcgctggcgcacTACGACAGGCTGTTCGCGGCGAAGCGCGAGGCGGCAAGGCGCGACGTGTTCTTCGTGATGTCCGGCGTGTGGCGCACCGGCGCCGAGCGGTTCTTCCTCTGGATCGCCGGGTTCCGCCCCTCCGAGGTGATCAGGGTGCTCGCGCCGCAGCTGGAGCCGATGACGGAGCGGCAGGCCGCCGACGTGCAGGGGCTCCAGCAGAAGGCGCGCCACCTCGAGGACGCGCTGTCGCAGGGCATGGACAAGCTGAAGCAGACGCTCGCCGACTCGCTGCTCGCCGaggccgtcgtcgtctccaccTCCTgcgacgcctcgccgccgccgccgccgccggaggaggagccgtcgtcctccgccgccggtgacggcggATGCTACATGGCGCAGATGGGGAGCGCCATGGGCAGGCTCAGCAACCTCGTCGCGTTCGTCGACCAT GCCGACCATCTCCGGCAGGAGACGCTGCAGAACATGTACAAGATCCTGACGCTGCcgcaggcggcgcgcgggctccTCGCGCTCGGCGACTACTGCCAGCGCCTCCGCGCGCTCAGCTCGCTCtgggcggcgcgcccgcgcgaGCCGGCGTAA
- the LOC127782792 gene encoding transcription factor TGAL10 isoform X3 has translation MTSAAPAAAQFAAPAPAAMGIYDRRHHPLAAGVWGDHPFIRPDTTASTSNAAAAAMVVAPPPLTEPKFESQLALPLQHGDDQDDAAALQESPRHASDSFEQEASKPRDKIQRRLAQNREAARKSRLRKKAYIQNLETSRMKLAHLEQEITRARQQSAYINRSSNPATLPAPIDSGVVTFEVEYAQWVEEQGRQTAELRAALQAAAEGPELRAVVEAALAHYDRLFAAKREAARRDVFFVMSGVWRTGAERFFLWIAGFRPSEVIRVLAPQLEPMTERQAADVQGLQQKARHLEDALSQGMDKLKQTLADSLLAEAVVVSTSCDASPPPPPPEEEPSSSAAGDGGCYMAQMGSAMGRLSNLVAFVDHADHLRQETLQNMYKILTLPQAARGLLALGDYCQRLRALSSLWAARPREPA, from the exons AtgacctcggcggcgccggcggccgcgcagttcgctgcgccggcgccggcggcgatggggatCTACGACCGCCGGCAccatcccctcgccgccggcgtctggGGAGACCACCCCTTCATCCGCCCGGACACCACCGCCAGCAccagcaacgccgccgccgccgccatggtcgtcgcgccgccgccgctaacAGAGCCCAAGTTCGAGAGCCag CTAGCTCTGCCTCTGCAGCATGGAGACGATCAAGACGACGCTGCAGCTCTGCAAGAATCGCCGAGGCATGCGTCGGACAGCTTCGAGCAGGAGGCGTCCAAGCCTCGAGACAAG ATCCAGAGGCGGCTCGCGCAGAACAGAGAAGCAGCTCGCAAGAGCCGGCTACGGAAAAAG GCTTACATCCAGAACCTGGAGACGAGCCGGATGAAGCTGGCGCATCTGGAGCAGGAGATCACCCGAGCAAGGCAACAg AGCGCGTACATCAACCGCAGCAGCAACCCAGCCACCCTACCAGCGCCCATCGATTCAG gTGTGGTGACGTTCGAGGTGGAGTACGCGCAGTGGGTGGAGGAGCAGGGGAGGCAGACGGCGGAGCTGAGGGCGgcgctgcaggcggcggcggaggggccgGAGCTccgggcggtggtggaggcggcgctggcgcacTACGACAGGCTGTTCGCGGCGAAGCGCGAGGCGGCAAGGCGCGACGTGTTCTTCGTGATGTCCGGCGTGTGGCGCACCGGCGCCGAGCGGTTCTTCCTCTGGATCGCCGGGTTCCGCCCCTCCGAGGTGATCAGGGTGCTCGCGCCGCAGCTGGAGCCGATGACGGAGCGGCAGGCCGCCGACGTGCAGGGGCTCCAGCAGAAGGCGCGCCACCTCGAGGACGCGCTGTCGCAGGGCATGGACAAGCTGAAGCAGACGCTCGCCGACTCGCTGCTCGCCGaggccgtcgtcgtctccaccTCCTgcgacgcctcgccgccgccgccgccgccggaggaggagccgtcgtcctccgccgccggtgacggcggATGCTACATGGCGCAGATGGGGAGCGCCATGGGCAGGCTCAGCAACCTCGTCGCGTTCGTCGACCAT GCCGACCATCTCCGGCAGGAGACGCTGCAGAACATGTACAAGATCCTGACGCTGCcgcaggcggcgcgcgggctccTCGCGCTCGGCGACTACTGCCAGCGCCTCCGCGCGCTCAGCTCGCTCtgggcggcgcgcccgcgcgaGCCGGCGTAA
- the LOC127782792 gene encoding transcription factor TGAL10 isoform X1 translates to MLDINGDQLKNHMELYPGYLEDHFNIHKLSAPRYMTSAAPAAAQFAAPAPAAMGIYDRRHHPLAAGVWGDHPFIRPDTTASTSNAAAAAMVVAPPPLTEPKFESQLALPLQHGDDQDDAAALQESPRHASDSFEQEASKPRDKIQRRLAQNREAARKSRLRKKAYIQNLETSRMKLAHLEQEITRARQQSAYINRSSNPATLPAPIDSGVVTFEVEYAQWVEEQGRQTAELRAALQAAAEGPELRAVVEAALAHYDRLFAAKREAARRDVFFVMSGVWRTGAERFFLWIAGFRPSEVIRVLAPQLEPMTERQAADVQGLQQKARHLEDALSQGMDKLKQTLADSLLAEAVVVSTSCDASPPPPPPEEEPSSSAAGDGGCYMAQMGSAMGRLSNLVAFVDHADHLRQETLQNMYKILTLPQAARGLLALGDYCQRLRALSSLWAARPREPA, encoded by the exons cgcgcCAAGGTACAtgacctcggcggcgccggcggccgcgcagttcgctgcgccggcgccggcggcgatggggatCTACGACCGCCGGCAccatcccctcgccgccggcgtctggGGAGACCACCCCTTCATCCGCCCGGACACCACCGCCAGCAccagcaacgccgccgccgccgccatggtcgtcgcgccgccgccgctaacAGAGCCCAAGTTCGAGAGCCag CTAGCTCTGCCTCTGCAGCATGGAGACGATCAAGACGACGCTGCAGCTCTGCAAGAATCGCCGAGGCATGCGTCGGACAGCTTCGAGCAGGAGGCGTCCAAGCCTCGAGACAAG ATCCAGAGGCGGCTCGCGCAGAACAGAGAAGCAGCTCGCAAGAGCCGGCTACGGAAAAAG GCTTACATCCAGAACCTGGAGACGAGCCGGATGAAGCTGGCGCATCTGGAGCAGGAGATCACCCGAGCAAGGCAACAg AGCGCGTACATCAACCGCAGCAGCAACCCAGCCACCCTACCAGCGCCCATCGATTCAG gTGTGGTGACGTTCGAGGTGGAGTACGCGCAGTGGGTGGAGGAGCAGGGGAGGCAGACGGCGGAGCTGAGGGCGgcgctgcaggcggcggcggaggggccgGAGCTccgggcggtggtggaggcggcgctggcgcacTACGACAGGCTGTTCGCGGCGAAGCGCGAGGCGGCAAGGCGCGACGTGTTCTTCGTGATGTCCGGCGTGTGGCGCACCGGCGCCGAGCGGTTCTTCCTCTGGATCGCCGGGTTCCGCCCCTCCGAGGTGATCAGGGTGCTCGCGCCGCAGCTGGAGCCGATGACGGAGCGGCAGGCCGCCGACGTGCAGGGGCTCCAGCAGAAGGCGCGCCACCTCGAGGACGCGCTGTCGCAGGGCATGGACAAGCTGAAGCAGACGCTCGCCGACTCGCTGCTCGCCGaggccgtcgtcgtctccaccTCCTgcgacgcctcgccgccgccgccgccgccggaggaggagccgtcgtcctccgccgccggtgacggcggATGCTACATGGCGCAGATGGGGAGCGCCATGGGCAGGCTCAGCAACCTCGTCGCGTTCGTCGACCAT GCCGACCATCTCCGGCAGGAGACGCTGCAGAACATGTACAAGATCCTGACGCTGCcgcaggcggcgcgcgggctccTCGCGCTCGGCGACTACTGCCAGCGCCTCCGCGCGCTCAGCTCGCTCtgggcggcgcgcccgcgcgaGCCGGCGTAA
- the LOC127782871 gene encoding protein RAE1-like, giving the protein MATLGLAPNMNPNKSFEVLPNPGDSVSSLSFSPKSNLLVATSWDNQVRCWEIVGGSSQPKASISHDQPVLCSAWKDDGTTVFSGGCDKQVKMWPLLSGGQAQTVAMHDAPVKEIAWIPQMNLLVSGSWDKTLRYWDTRQSNPVHVQQLPERCYALTVNYPLMIVGTADRNLVVFNLQNPQTEFKRIQSPLKYQTRCLAAFPDQQGFLVGSIEGRVGVHHIDDSQQSKNFTFKCHREGNDIFSVNSLNFHPVHHTFATAGSDGAFNFWDKDSKQRLKAFSRCPLPIPCSTFNSDGSIFAYAVCYDWSRGAENHNPATAKTSIYLHSPQESEVKGKPRIATSRK; this is encoded by the exons ATGGCGACTCTTGGTCTTGCCCCAAACATGAATCCAAACAAGTCATTTGAG GTACTGCCTAATCCAGGTGACTCCGTATCGAGCCTCAGTTTTAGCCCAAAGAGCAACCTTCTGGTGGCAACTTCCTGGGATAACCAG GTGCGGTGCTGGGAGATTGTTGGTGGGAGTAGTCAACCAAAGGCATCTATATCGCATGACCAGCCA GTCCTCTGTTCAGCTTGGAAGGATGATGGAACTACTGTGTTCTCTGGAGGCTGTGATAAACAAGTAAAAATGTGGCCTCTGTTGTCTGGTGGGCAGGCTCAGACTGTTGCAATGCATGACGCACCTGTCAAGGAGATCGCTTGGATTCCTCAAATGAATCTTCTTGTCTCTGGAAGCTGGGATAAGACTCTAAG GTATTGGGACACAAGGCAATCAAATCCTGTCCATGTTCAGCAACTTCCTGAGCGCTGTTACGCACTTACAGTGAATTATCCCCTTATGATTGTGGGAACTGCTGATCGTAATCTGGTCGTCTTCAACTTGCAGAATCCTCAG ACGGAGTTCAAGCGCATCCAATCGCCACTCAAATACCAGACTAGGTGTCTTGCTGCATTCCCAGATCAACAAGGATTTTTG GTGGGTTCCATAGAAGGAAGAGTTGGTGTGCATCATATTGATGACTCACAGCAAAGCAAAAATTTCACGTTCAAATGTCACAGGGAAGGGAATGATATTTTCTCTGTCAATTCACTCAATTTTCACCCA GTTCATCACACGTTTGCAACTGCTGGATCAGATGGCGCATTTAATTTCTGGGATAAGGATAGCAAACAAAGACTGAAG GCTTTTAGTCGGTGCCCTCTTCCTATTCCTTGCAGTACCTTCAACAGTGATGGGTCGATATTTGCTTATGCA GTCTGCTATGACTGGAGCCGTGGGGCTGAAAACCACAACCCTGCCACTGCAAAGACATCCATCTATCTTCACAGTCCACAG GAATCTGAGGTTAAAGGGAAGCCGAGAATCGCAACAAGTAGAAAGTGA